In Candidatus Hydrogenedentota bacterium, the following are encoded in one genomic region:
- a CDS encoding sugar porter family MFS transporter, which produces MTIPAGVNKRTVSGSLALVTLVAAMGGFLFGYDTAVINGANQYLTQYFALTPMQEGIAGASAILGCIPGAMAAGFLSDRFGRRRVLFLCAVFYALSAFFSAIPATFMQFLAARFLGGLGIGASSMVCPIYIAELAPADRRGRLGSLFQLGIVLGIFLTLLINAGIQGLGDAAWNTTTGWRWMLGAELFPAVALLALLFFVPESPRWLAQRGRWDEAHAILAPIAGAAGADRELAAVREALAGEEGRFSELFGPRFRRPLLIAVGLMALSQFSGINAITYYSTKIFTTAGVGVQNAFMSSVVVGLVNLVFTGVAIAFVDRAGRRALLLIGLTVQTAALGAVGWMFQTEAGGLPLLVAVLAYIGAFAMALGPIPWIVCSEIFPTRIRGRAMSVATFTIWTACYAVTQTFPMLNDNPAVGPAKTFWVYGALSLLALFFVAALVPETRGRTLEEIERSWDDRAKAGN; this is translated from the coding sequence ATGACGATCCCTGCTGGCGTGAACAAGAGGACGGTGTCGGGTTCGCTGGCGCTGGTGACGCTGGTCGCGGCGATGGGGGGCTTCCTTTTCGGCTATGACACGGCGGTCATCAACGGCGCCAACCAGTACCTGACGCAGTATTTCGCCCTCACGCCCATGCAGGAGGGGATTGCCGGGGCCAGCGCGATTCTGGGGTGCATCCCCGGCGCGATGGCGGCGGGATTTCTCAGCGACCGCTTCGGCCGCCGCCGCGTGCTCTTCCTGTGCGCCGTGTTCTACGCGCTGTCGGCCTTTTTTTCCGCGATTCCCGCCACCTTCATGCAGTTTCTCGCCGCGCGCTTCCTCGGCGGACTGGGCATCGGCGCGTCGTCCATGGTGTGCCCGATCTACATCGCCGAACTGGCCCCGGCGGACCGCCGCGGGCGGCTGGGCTCGCTCTTCCAGCTCGGCATCGTGCTGGGCATCTTCCTGACGCTGCTGATCAACGCGGGGATCCAGGGTCTCGGCGACGCCGCGTGGAACACCACCACGGGGTGGCGCTGGATGCTCGGCGCGGAGCTGTTTCCGGCGGTGGCCCTGCTGGCGCTCCTCTTCTTCGTGCCCGAGAGCCCGCGCTGGCTGGCCCAGCGCGGCCGCTGGGACGAGGCGCACGCCATCCTCGCGCCCATCGCCGGGGCCGCCGGGGCGGACAGGGAGCTCGCCGCGGTCCGCGAGGCCCTGGCCGGGGAGGAGGGCCGGTTCTCCGAGCTGTTCGGTCCGCGGTTCCGCCGCCCGCTGCTCATCGCCGTCGGCCTCATGGCGTTGTCGCAGTTCAGCGGGATCAACGCGATCACGTACTACTCCACGAAGATTTTCACCACCGCCGGGGTCGGCGTGCAGAACGCGTTCATGTCCTCCGTGGTGGTCGGCCTCGTGAACCTCGTCTTTACCGGCGTGGCCATCGCCTTTGTGGACCGGGCGGGGCGGCGCGCGCTGCTGCTCATCGGCCTGACCGTGCAGACGGCCGCGCTCGGCGCGGTGGGCTGGATGTTCCAGACGGAGGCCGGCGGGCTGCCCCTGCTGGTCGCCGTCCTCGCGTACATCGGCGCGTTCGCCATGGCCCTCGGGCCCATCCCATGGATCGTCTGCTCGGAAATCTTCCCCACGCGCATCCGGGGCCGCGCCATGTCCGTCGCCACGTTCACCATCTGGACCGCGTGCTACGCTGTGACGCAGACCTTCCCCATGCTCAACGACAACCCGGCCGTCGGCCCCGCCAAGACCTTCTGGGTCTACGGGGCCCTGAGCCTGCTGGCGCTGTTCTTCGTGGCGGCCCTGGTGCCCGAGACCCGGGGCCGCACCCTGGAGGAGATCGAGCGCTCCTGGGACGACCGCGCCAAGGCCGGGAACTGA
- a CDS encoding NAD-dependent epimerase/dehydratase family protein: MMAERGIFFTGAGGFLGRFLLPHYLNRADTDLFLLENGPFCARLRALVEASVPDEGLRARVRILEGDITRPGLGLAAPVLEELKGRVTHAVHLAALYNLSAPRDLSVRVNVDGTRNVLDFLGGLPHLQKFAHTSTLAVAGTHTGVFTEDDFDRGQSFKNFYEETKFLSEKLVRERRDTLPTVILRPAVVVGHSVTGEIEKIDGPYHTFVTIARHLQLVMPDCGPVKCHIAPVDFVMNAYHALFEDDSSAGRVYYLMDPNPLTYNAFFDLACAEWGRMKPLVRVPARCLKPLFRLGVVERLTGIPREAYLYGDQPIEYDIAKSTAALARNGVACPPLPSYIGALIRYFREHYHDSGVRRGKWWEGSQ, encoded by the coding sequence ATGATGGCAGAAAGAGGGATATTCTTCACGGGGGCGGGCGGGTTTCTGGGGCGCTTTCTGCTGCCCCATTACCTGAACCGGGCGGACACGGACCTCTTTCTGCTGGAGAACGGGCCGTTCTGCGCGCGGCTGCGGGCGTTGGTGGAGGCGTCGGTCCCCGATGAGGGTCTGCGGGCGCGGGTCCGCATCCTGGAGGGGGACATCACCCGGCCCGGCCTGGGGCTTGCCGCGCCGGTGCTGGAGGAGCTGAAGGGACGGGTGACCCATGCGGTGCATCTGGCGGCGCTGTACAATCTTTCGGCGCCCCGGGACCTCTCCGTGCGGGTGAATGTGGACGGCACGCGCAATGTGCTGGACTTTTTGGGCGGCCTGCCGCATCTGCAAAAGTTCGCGCACACGAGCACCCTGGCCGTGGCGGGCACACACACAGGCGTGTTCACGGAGGACGATTTCGACCGGGGCCAGTCCTTCAAGAATTTTTATGAGGAGACCAAGTTCCTCTCGGAGAAGCTGGTCCGCGAGCGCCGGGACACCCTCCCCACGGTCATCCTGCGGCCCGCCGTGGTGGTGGGCCATTCCGTGACCGGCGAAATCGAGAAGATAGACGGGCCGTACCACACCTTCGTGACCATCGCGCGGCATTTGCAGTTGGTCATGCCGGACTGCGGTCCGGTGAAATGCCACATTGCCCCGGTTGATTTCGTCATGAACGCCTACCACGCCCTGTTCGAGGACGACTCCAGCGCGGGCCGGGTCTATTACCTGATGGACCCGAACCCGCTGACCTACAACGCCTTTTTCGACCTGGCCTGCGCCGAGTGGGGCCGGATGAAACCGCTCGTCAGGGTGCCCGCCAGGTGTCTGAAGCCCCTGTTTCGCCTGGGGGTCGTGGAAAGGCTCACGGGCATTCCCCGGGAGGCGTACCTCTACGGGGACCAGCCGATTGAGTACGACATCGCCAAGAGCACGGCGGCCCTGGCCCGGAACGGCGTCGCGTGCCCGCCGCTGCCCTCGTACATCGGGGCGTTGATCCGGTATTTCCGGGAACATTACCACGACAGCGGCGTCCGCCGCGGCAAGTGGTGGGAGGGTTCGCAATGA